The Arvicola amphibius unplaced genomic scaffold, mArvAmp1.2, whole genome shotgun sequence genome window below encodes:
- the LOC119805735 gene encoding olfactory receptor 51E1: MVAINSSEPSATYFILIGLPGLEEAQFWLAFPLCSLYLIVVLGNLTIIYIVRTEHSLHEPMYIFLCMLSGLDILISTSSMPKMMAIFWFNSTTIQFDACLVQMFAIHSLSGMESTVLLAMAFDRYVAICHPLRHATVLTLPRVAKIGVAAVVRGAALMAPLPVFIKRLPFCRSNTLSHSYCLHQDVMKLACADIRVNVIYGLIVIISAIGLDLLLISFSYLLILKTVLGLTREAQAKAFGTCVSHVCAVFIFYVPFIGLSMVHRFSKRRDSLLPVVMANIYLLIPPVLNPIVYGVKTKEIRQRILRLFLTTTHSSDH, from the coding sequence ATGGTGGCCATCAACAGCAGTGAACCCAGTGCCACGTATTTCATCTTAATAGGACTCCCAGGATTAGAAGAGGCTCAGTTCTGGTTGGCTTTCCCACTGTGCTCCCTCTACCTTATTGTTGTGCTAGGTAACTTGACAATCATCTACATTGTGAGGACAGAGCACAGCCTACATGAGCCCATGTATATCTTTCTCTGCATGCTTTCTGGCCTAGACATCCTCATTTCCACCTCATCTATGCCAAAAATGATGGCCATTTTCTGGTTCAATTCCACTACCATCCAGTTTGATGCTTGTCTGGTACAGATGTTTGCCATCCATTCCTTATCTGGCATGGAGTCCACGGTGCTGCTGGCCATGGCCTTtgatcgctatgtggccatctgccacCCTCTACGCCATGCCACTGTGCTTACATTGCCTCGTGTTGCCAAGATTGGCGTGGCTGCTGTGGTCAGAGGTGCTGCATTAATGGCACCCTTACCTGTCTTCATCAAAAGATTGCCTTTCTGCCGTTCCAATACCCTTTCTCATTCCTACTGCCTACACCAAGATGTCATGAAGTTGGCCTGTGCAGACATCCGTGTCAATGTCATCTATGGCCTCATTGTTATTATCTCTGCCATTGGCTTGGACTTGCTTCTAATCTCCTTCTCATATTTGCTCATCCTTAAGACTGTGCTGGGCTTGACACGTGAAGCCCAGGCAAAAGCGTTCGGCACTTGTGTCTCTCATGTGTGCGCAGTTTTCATATTCTATGTGCCTTTCATTGGATTGTCAATGGTGCACCGTTTTAGCAAGAGGCgtgactctctccttcctgttgttATGGCTAACATCTATCTGCTCATTCCTCCTGTGCTCAACCCCATCGTCTATGGAGTGAAAACAAAGGAGATCCGGCAGCGCATCCTGCGTCTTTTCCTCACGACCACACACTCTTCAGATCACTAG